The window AGGTTTTCTATCAGCTTTATCAAtgagcaaattgactaactgtgcacaactttcaagGAGAACAcaggactaaaatcacataaacagtcagtATCAACAACTGCTAATGTGAGAACCAAGGATTGAGTACTGCCCCTTTAAGTTTCTTTCCTTTGTGGCAAATCATTTCAAGTCAATTTCTGTTTTTGATCAACATCACAGACttcttttttttaacttttcttcaaTAGGTTGAAAGCTTCCCTTCTGCTCTTGAATTCTAAAAAGCAAAACCCACGCTGACTTACTTTTCCAACTCTGATGACCTTCTCCACAGCATTCTGGATCAAATTAGCATGGAACTGTAAACTGAAAGATGAACAGTGCAAgatattgaaagtcaaacatttttgtcaacatttcacaaaattattgGGCATGTACTTCAGCACAGGGTCATATAGTGACAGCCCCAATAAAGTGTTGAAGAGTGGAGTTCTTGCTATTATAGTAAATTAAAAGTACTCCTGTACATTCCCTAAGTGTTCTAGCATCCTTGCCAAGTAGACTGAGGATACAAGACAGATATCTATTTGCCGTTGTAATGAACAACACTCTCTTTTAACGTTATGATAAAAGACAATTATAGTATTTAGCTGTTGAAACCAGACACTTACTTGAGATGGCGGAGCATGTTTGAAGCACAAAGAAGCATTGCTGTAGGGTTGGCTACATTCCTACCAGCTGCCTGGGAATAGGTATGTCTAGCACCCTGCAAAATGATTAATGTGAGATTTTAtgtaaaacacacaaaaacatgattttttgaacaattttacaTGAAGGCAAGAAGCTGTCTATCACTTGTGTCAAACCAAACATAGGAATGCATGACTGGATGTCTGTGATACTATGGCTTAATCGACCACATTTCACGGCTAATACTAAAGACTGGTGACTCTCAAGATATTTCATCATTTATGACAGGTTACCTCTTACTTACTATAAGCCGAATCAATGCATGAACTCAGCCAGATGTGTATAATATGTTCCAGTAATGGTCTATTTGAGTGTATTAACCAAACCTGTTCAACCTATTCCTTGTAAAAAAGTCCacagtcaccattgataacagtgggtttgggccaaaccatggcggCTAAAGGGTTAAGGAAATCACTTACACTAGTAAAACCTGCACACTGATCTTTATAGTGGCCAATGAAAACTCTCGGTTATAATTTTAAATACCAAAGTCAATTTGATGTTCCAAGCAAAGACTTTGTCACAAGTTTTACATCTAGTTTTGATTCTTAGATACACATTGTGAAATACTTTGGGTTACTATAACATGAGAACAAACTGTCATTGGTTATGTGGCAGTCAaactctcacacaccaaggcTGAACATAATATTATTGACTGTACAATGACAATTACACGTACTTCAACGAGAAAtcaaaaacttttcactgtATCATTAAGTACGCATCATGTAGTACAGAACATCTCAGATGAATGGAACAAGGGCACTTTTTTCTTCATACTTCCAATCCATGGAGTCTAATTACTGACTGTCACCAGTcattgttgtcatggaaatgCCAATTTCCTGGAGGCTGTTGCTATGGATATTCACTTTGACATTTAAGAATGGCCATAACATGGCCATAATTGTTCCTTTCATAagtcaaatttttattcttgggtCAATAACTTATCAAGTTTTTATACTGTCTTGCATTCCATTCGATTAATCTCCTGAACATTTCCTatggtgacaaaaatcaaatccatttttttttctgataaaatATGTAGGgtaaaaaattttatttttcactccAATACAGGGTAAGAAGACATACAGCAGATGTGATGCATCAGAATTGTGGTAGATTTGTTCCAATGAGGAATCTCTCCAAGATCTCGCATTTAAAATAAACAGTTTGAGTGCATAAATATTCTACCTGCAATTTATCAACGTCAAATACTTTgctaataaatgaaataaaccaAACATCCGATAGCATGTGCTAACATTAGCAAACAATAAAGTCCTCACTATAGATGAAGATAAGGAAAGTATAGTGTATTACTGTGATTCAGAATGATTTTAGAATGCTAGTTTTCAATGAAAAGGAATCACACCATGTAGACAGTACACTATTATTACTGAAGTCCAGAATGATTTCAGAatgctggtttttttttcaaaacaaacacatttATTTGTATGGCATTCCATCAAATTATTGTATGATGGATCACAATTATGTCTTGTGGTCCAGACAGtttttattttcagctttaaaGATGACTCTGAACAGGCTgttatataaaatatacctgGAGTACACCATATCATGAtagattttatatttttcagaccACAGTCTCTCATTATACAGGCAGACACATGAACAAACTCATCACAGTGAGAGATATATTGCATGAGAAAGTTAGCAATGACTTTAAAAAGTGCTGTTCACAGTTACacatttgttactaaatatagctgctcCAGAAAATTTGGACAAAGTTTGTCAGTGTTCCACTGCGGGACGAACGTATGCCTGAATGTttcgtattccgcgaagcatatattctacctgagagcgctttcggccggttgctagtgacgacagcgaacattgtatcaatttattttcaatagaatatcgatcgacATCTGCTGGCGTACGGGCTCATGTGTCGAGGTCAAATCATTAATATGTCCACATagcccgtatatattgacttagctagcataaaatcaacgtatccGTCGGTTTCTTGTACTTAGATTGAATCGTCGacacttttttacagttttggcgaTGCGTTCACATTTTGGCGCTCTTtgcaagtttggcgccattgtgagctgAATATGACCTGCGAGTGAGcacgacaacaatgtatcaatttccgataaaaggatatcgatcgataacgttcactgcacgattacagtggagagtctgcgcccgttcgcctccgttctgtggtttttttcaaatttactggaattttcatcgttgattttcgccaaaatttggtataaattacaacaacatgacATGCATTTGGTCTGTACATCTTACAAGACGCATACTGATAaaaatgcgtcaatttaaggcccgtgttctgcatatgtacacgCCGTCAGCTCGCAAATcattgacggcaacagtatatttcagtgatcggaataaataaatttcaaataaaacaattttcgtgaagaaattcaaaaatctaaaacgataggaattttgtatattaatcaaaggatcaccatgtcaattttcatcagtattcgttcaaaattgaggaatttgaaccgacgagaagtgtgcaatctgttcgGTATATTACACGCTATTGTTTTCTACGGGAAATCAAGCTTATTCGCCgcgtcgtaaaatgaaaaatatatctgaaaaaacccattggtttaactttttcatttcgccgTAATTTcttacgatatttgaaatagcacatctcatgaaggttaactaaaactctatcgttttacttttttgatttccctcttatttttatgaaatgacgagttaacgatcgtttggctgttgactgttttcacctatttttgcatatgaataattatcacatatgtattttcataattccttcatgaaattattgccaaaatatcataatggaaaggtcaacatgtgaggaaattgaatctgcaaCTCTTCCATCAATATTAAGCTGTGCAGCGTGGAAATTTTGCGAAATTTAATACATAGCGTAAAAGGCGGATTTGACTCACTGTACGCGTACACGACGTATGTGCGGCGAAAAAGTGACACgctaatatgaaacaaaatggggGGCCTTTGGCCCCGCAGTGATTGCATGctcggctgttgttgcagcttgtagtctgtgTCGTATATATGTCTTTTAGTATACACAGTAACACCATAAATTGCCTACTAAATTGTACTTTCATCATTCTTGCATGCATAATATCCAAAATTGTAATATAAAATATGCAGacaaatattgttatttttacatattactGTTGgaacaatgacgtcattttggAATTATATTTATATCACAATGTATATCCTCTTACACATAAAACTACTCTAATATTAAATCACAGAAAACAGATATAAAACAAAAGTCTCACTTCACACTGGTTTACTACCCATGATTCTTTGCATCACCTTGGTGACACATCGACACTTACCGGTTCAAAGATGGCAAAGTCATTGGAGTAGCTCTCCCCTGGCACCACGCCGGCACCACCAACAAGTCCAGCGGCCACGTTGTCAACGATGGATCCGTACAGGTTGGGCATCACCATGACATCAAACTGGTGTGGATTGGAGACAAGCTGCATACAGCAGTTATCGATGATCATCGACTCAAACTTGATCTTGGGGTAGAGTTCAGATACCTCTTGACAGCTCTGTAGAAACAAGCCATCACCGAGCTTCCtgaaatgacaaaatcatatcCAAGTCGTACTTTTATGAATTGTATGAGAAAGTGTTTATGTGCCAAGTTTCAACTGCTCTATTACTTCCCcattgcaaatatttttcctaaattattttcaactttCTGAAAAATTTCCCGGCTGACGTGTGCTTGTCATATTATGGAGGAATAAATAGCACTTaagctgttcacccctaattccaaGTAAACGGGTCCATGCCCACCACTGATAACAAcaggtttgggctaaaccattgtggtgaaatggTTAAGGGTACTACACGGTATGTGACTGAACCATGTTAGAGGTTGAATCTATGAAAAAGTCTAATCTGCCGAAAAAGAATGAGTTGGAGTTATTTTTGTGTTATCATTTGTCATTGGTAAATATACAAACAGCAAAGTATCACAATAGAAACATGGAAAATGTCTAGTTGAATGTCGGCAACTAGGAAACCTACATCAAATCAATAATGAGACATCATCAATTTTCTACAATAAACAGCAACATTGACAGCAAATATCTACATATCCATGGAAGGGTAGTAGCAGTATGAGAACGACAAACCAAGGTCAACTTCTGTCACACTCACATGATATTTGCCTTGTGTACAGCGGTGACTTTCTTTCTGCCGTGTTTGGTGGCGTAGTCAAAGGCAAACTTGGCTATCCTCCTGGACTTAGCCCGTGTTATGATCTTAAGACACTCCACTACTCCATCCACACTCTGCAATGCAAAATAACAAGCTCCACTTTGATGATATGTAAAACAATGGAGAAAACAGTGAGCATTGAATACTTTGCGCCAGTTCTAATTGTTGTAGAatgggtacagatattcagactctaaaatttttacCATGCTTTCCTGGTCTACTGCTTGAGGAGGCTTATTTTGAAACTCCTGGagtaataaagttttcactgttcttttttctgaaaatcaaaaatttaatttccccaattgacttaaaggtatacagtcacctgtaatctaaatatgtccaaaTATGGTGGAAATATGCCcaaatatggtcaaaggggcgttccttggtactCAAAATGCTCATGTCAGGGTgctggttagattttctctttccatggtaactgtggcaaaattggaacaggtgatagTATACCTTTTAAGActggaatggcagccattttgaatttcataggTCAGTAAACATTtctagcaccaaaatttgcagagTGATCCCCAATTTGCATTCTTGATTCAAAAGAAAATGGTTAAGTTtccttttggaaagtttgaacaaaagtttattaattaagtctttcagtattgaggtgcatactgccttaaGTAGTTTTATAATTATAATCAGGTTGGGCTGAGGTGCCTTGCAtgatcaaaaaatgtaaaagtacCCATGGGCTTATGTTGAACTGCAATAATAGCTCCACATAGAAAGGGGCATTGCCAGTGATGTGTTTGCCATACATGCTTCACTGCTACGTCTGGATGGGCAAACAGGAATTATTCTGGAACAGCTTttttaataattcaatattCAATGCGGCTCACATCCTCTATTGCAGGATGTTCCTTCATTATTCAATGCAATTGCACAGAGGAATTTTTATGGACAGGTTCTATTCCAACCATGGAGATGTACAGCATGGTACAAAATGAGAACAATAATGCAAAATGATTTAGTTACCATACACAGGCTTATTTCTAGTTTTCTTGGTAAAACAGATTGTgatttgaaagtttaaaattacCTAAAAGTATTCTCCTGGCAATGcaacaattttcttttgttgCAAGAGAACGTTGTATAAGTTCAAAATGCATGGTGACATTGATGTCACATACAATATACTCGCTTAGAAAATGGTAGAACTCcagaatttaatttaaaatttaaatttaaaagaatttaaaattaatacaaaattgTTACTGACTTTCTTGATAAATTTAATCAGTCAGCTCTGATGCTAAAACAAAACACGATGCAACCCTTGCTGAAAAGTACTGTAATGATGATTTGATCATGACAGTACTGTCAACAGATATCACTCACCTCGTGTTCCAGTGAGCTGTATTCACCCTCTGTCTGCTCTCTCACAACAACAAGGTCAAGGTTTGAGTGTTTTGTGTGCAGGCCTGGCATGCTACGACACTTCACTACGTTGGCAAACATGTCAAGCCCCCTCCtgtgacaaaaaacacaagatGTTTACTGAATTGCTATGTTGACAATCAGAGTATACATTGACAGATCCACAAACCAATATTTGACTCCAGATTAACGTCTCTCTGGATTTGTTCCATagttttctggtctaccactttttggggttcattttaaagctcttggagtatggaaaattttcaccatctcatttttttgaaaattgaacatttcatttttccccataagtttacacagggattgcagccatttgattttcaaatattggtaaatatttcattgaggagagtttgagcaaaagttttaagtctttcacttttgagacgGATACCAGTACTAATATGCTATTCTGAAAATTGGGCGGTTTTCCGGACGACCACCTCCAAAATGTCAGAAACATCtaagttgatttgcatatgggTTGGGGAGTAGTGTGCTCATGTCTACTGCTCTGACAAGATCAGCTTTTCTTTAAATGTAACAAACAGCACATGTTATGCCTCACTGGTTTTAACCGACTTGACCTGATTGTGACATAGGAACTTGGAAGGATAAAGGTTAAAGGTCTAAAATTTACAAGCCGGCCGGAAACTACAATGTACCATGGTACATACTGGTACATCATCTTCAACATatcatgtgaaaaaaatcagtctAACTTGTCATAACCATTGTTAACTTTGCTGTAGTGGTTACCTTTCAATACCTTACGACTCTTAACCAATAACCTTTAACCAAATAATTTCACCTCTGCCACAGGAGCTGATAGTAACTGTAATGCACTGTGGTGTCTTCATTTTACCTGATTTTTATGTTGAGTGTTTCCAGTTCACCGCTGTCTTGAAAAGGGTTTTCTATGGGTCCCTTGAGGCTTACACTGTTTCTCTTGAAGGAATCTATGATGTCATCCAAGGAGGCACTTTGACCATGGACATCACTGCAAGGAAAAAAGTACCAAATCAAAAAACTCTCTTCCCGCTGGAAAGCTTCTTGCAATCATTGTATCAACCTGTCTCCACTATGCCTTGCTCAAACCCAGAAGGGTGACGTTTGACCACTGTGTATAGGCAAACTTGCAACATCAGTTGAGTACAACAACAGGCTATGTTTTGCACATCAGATCATTTTTAAAGGCTCCACACAAATTAGGGGGCACAAGATTGCAGAACTGAGAGGGGTCAAAGACCTCTCACACAGTTCTCAGAGTATCTCAATGCAGACACAGAATGGCTTCAGACAACTACCATATGGTTCACCAAAACCTATATATACCAAAtggttttttttgcaaacataTGAGTATTGATAGAATTtattgagcgccaaagtcaaattttgtcgcctttgaaaaatatatcccagtcaatttttttaagatttttgccaaaattttgatgagaaactgtagccaatgaaatgtgatgaccatttggttcaaaattatcaaaaaaatttacagaaaaaatcattaaaattggtaaaatgttgcactaaaattttgggtTAAAATTGATTTGGAATTAAGCAGAAGCATGGCACAGAAATGTATGCACTATCTTATTATGCTAAACTATTGACAACAGAAGAATAATACTACAAAGACAAATGTGTGACAAATAAAATGACCTTCTACATTTCTGGATTTGGGATAAGTTTGTTGTAGTAATTTGTGAAGCATAGGATGTCAATGTTGATCTCAGACGCATACTTAACACATAGCTATACGCAAGCTTGTCAAGTTGGTCAAAATGGGGTTACAATCAACTAACTTGTAAAAAATCAGACTGTCAAATACACTACCGTATCAGAAGGTTACGGATATTCTTTGTACCTAGTATCTAGAATCATCAGTATCAAATCTTTCTGAATTATCAAAGTTACTAATTAGAAGAGACTTCACCTTTACCTGACAAAGATTTCTTCAAAATCTACAGGCACACCTGTGTGTTTAAACACTTCCCTGACACATCCCATCATCTCAGGGCCGACTCCATCTCCCGGTATCATTGTAACTGTCTTCACTGAATCACCCTTGGCAGTCTGTGTGTTCAATATTGAGAGAGAAACAGACCAGATGTAAACAACATCAATTCATTTTGGAATTTGACAATATACGCCCCCACACATATCCATACACAGATCCTCAAACATCACAAAAACAACATGTgcataaatgtacatatatacattggTAAAGGCAACAATCAATTGTTGCTTCGAACAAAtgaaaaagttgcatatttaaagaatGAAAACTAACATCATGAACGTgaataaaatataaacaatgGTGGATGTGACTTTGAAGTAGGACTATTCTATTCAGGTAATGGGGGATGGAAGGTCACAGAAGCATAAAGGTACTGGAAAACCTGCCATTTTCTTTGAGATACTGTCGCAGGAACTGCAATGTCCCTTTGTTTGAACATCTTATAATAGTTTCTGtgatctgaaaagtaattttaccaactgTAATGACTCATTATACTCTCCTAACTTTCCGTATGTGAGTTAAACTCGGATAGAGCCTATACACCAACGTACAACATTTCCAAAAATCTTCTGAAATCAGTATAGGGGCTATACAcaagcaggggcttatactcagaTGAGTACTGTATTTTCAAACTATCTGTTGATATACAGCCATGCTCTCGTCTTTGCCAGTTCAACTTTTATTACTGGTCATGATGAATTACCATATGGCTTTCCTGGGATTGTACATGGATATCTATCATCAATGTAAtgtttcaaaaacaacaaaactgcCCAATTCTGACCCTTTTCACAGTTTACTGATCCAAGGAgagaacaaaattatttatacTTTAACTCTGTACCAAAGTTTGGCTACAAGAGGTTTTCAGTAATTAAACCTTTTTCCCCGTTTCTCCAACCTTACCGTTGAAACCAATGAGGATGTCCAAATGTTTGGATGTAGATGTTGAAACAATGGCACAATATATTCTCATATATACAGTGTTTTATCTAGACAGGGGGATGGGGATTCCcgtctgttgaaatgttggcaccccctagtaatttgtcGATGGGGGACCGGCCCGACGacccccatgaaatggtgccagtcacaccttagagatacaagtagaacacatgaactggtgaaatccccctaaATTTCTGGTAACGGGGGAATaccccctgttgatgccatcctggatgaaacactgtataTATCTACTTACCTCTGTCTGTTGTGACTGCACCTGAGACATTGAGAAGTGTCTTGCAGTGTTACACCAGCCATTGTCAGTGATCTGAGAGAAAGAAGAAGACCACATTGAATTTTTCCATAGGGTTGACATATCTGGGGAAATTTCACTAACCAATGGTACCTttctcaacaatttttttttatggtACACACAGCATATAGCTACAATTCCTTGGATATTGGTGGTGTTTGTACAGTACAGTCATAAAAAACAATCCCATCTAAGGGAggtaaaagaaaaatatcatcat of the Ptychodera flava strain L36383 chromosome 20, AS_Pfla_20210202, whole genome shotgun sequence genome contains:
- the LOC139120447 gene encoding isocitrate dehydrogenase [NAD] subunit beta, mitochondrial-like; protein product: MARALRRACQLGLQITDNGWCNTARHFSMSQVQSQQTETAKGDSVKTVTMIPGDGVGPEMMGCVREVFKHTGVPVDFEEIFVSDVHGQSASLDDIIDSFKRNSVSLKGPIENPFQDSGELETLNIKIRRGLDMFANVVKCRSMPGLHTKHSNLDLVVVREQTEGEYSSLEHESVDGVVECLKIITRAKSRRIAKFAFDYATKHGRKKVTAVHKANIMKLGDGLFLQSCQEVSELYPKIKFESMIIDNCCMQLVSNPHQFDVMVMPNLYGSIVDNVAAGLVGGAGVVPGESYSNDFAIFEPGARHTYSQAAGRNVANPTAMLLCASNMLRHLNLQFHANLIQNAVEKVIRVGKVRTRDMGGYATSTEFTRAVTNNIRV